In Pseudonocardia sp. DSM 110487, the sequence CGGGCGCTGGCCGGCACGGGGCAGCTCAACGTGTTCGCGGTGAAGGGCGCCGAGCTGCTCGACAAGTACGTCGGCGAGTCCGAGCGCGCGGTCCGTGAGCTCTTCCGCAAGGCCGCGGACGCCGCGCCGGCGCTCGTCTTCCTCGACGAGGTGGACGCGCTGGCGCCGCGACGCGGGCAGTCGTCCGACTCCGGCGTGGCCGACCGCGTGGTCGCGGCCCTGCTCACCGAGCTCGACGGTGCCGAGCCGCGCCGCGACGTGATCGTCGTCGGCGCCACCAACCGGCCCGAGCTGATCGACCCCGCCCTGCTGCGGCCCGGACGGCTGGAGCGGCTCGTGTACGTGCCGCCGCCGGACGCCGCCGCGCGCGCCGAGATCCTGCGGGCGGCGGGCCGTCACATTCCGCTGGCCCCGGACGTCGACCTCGACGCCCTTGGCACCGAGCTGGAGGGCTACTCGGCCGCCGACTGCGCCGCCGTGCTGCGCGAGGCCGCGCTCACGGCGATGCGGGAGTCCCTCGAAGCCGCAGAGGTGACCGCCGCGCACATCGCGGCGGCACGTGCCGCGGTGCCGCCGTCACTCGACCCGCTGCAGCTCGCACAGCTGCAGGCCTACGCGGACCGCCGCCCCTCCTGATGTCAGGTGGTACCGGACCTACGGGCTAGCGGCGGCCGTAGTCGTTCGTGACGATCACGATGATGCCCGGTGTGGCGTGCTGCAGGCCCTCGAAACGGGAGTTCACCCGCATCCCGAACTGCTCGGCGAGCGCCTTCGCGGGCGCCTCCTCGTTGGTGCCCGGCCGGTAGTACACCGTGGTGGTGGGGATGACCCCCTGCGGGTAGTTGCCGATCTCGTCGATCGGCCAGCCCGCGTTGCGGAAGTCCTCGGCTGCCCGGGTGGCGAGGCCGCTGATCGTGCTGTTGTTGTAGACCCGCAGCGGGAGCCTCGTGGCGCTCGTGCCGCCGCCGCTGCGTCCCGCCGTCGTGCCGCCGGTGCGGGCGTCGCCGCCGCCACCACCGCTCGGTGCCGGGGCAGGAGCCGCCATGGGCTCGCCACCGCCGCCGGAAGGCGCTGGAGCCGGGGCCTGCTGCGGCGCCGGGGCACCCGGGTCCTGCTGGGGCGCCGGAGCCGCGCCAGGAGCGGGTGCCGGAGCGGGCGCGCCGGGGGCATCGGGTGCCGGGGCGGCGCCGGGATCAGGGGCGGCTTGCGGGGCGGGAGCCCCTGGAGGCACCTCGGCTCCGGGTGCAGCAGGCGCGGGTGCAGGCGCGCCGGGCGGAACCGCACCCGGTGCGGGTTCACCGGGCGGCGGCATTGCGCCCGGTGCGGGCTCCCCTGGCGGCGGAACCGCCCCCGGTGCGGGCTCGCCCGGCGCGGGCTCTGTGAACGACGGGATCGGAACCCCGGCAGCGTCCGTCGGCACCGGTTCCGCAGGCGGTGGCGCGGTGACGGGCGCCTCGGTGACGTTCGACGCGTCGGCCGACGGCGCCACGGTGGTGGCCGGGCCGCCGTTCGTGGCCATGCTCGCCAGGCCGATGACCGCGGCGACGACCGCGACGCCGATCAGCCCGAGTCCACCGAGCCGCAACGGCGACGGACCGCCACCAGCACCTGGCGTGGTCACGACCGGACCTCGACTGCGGTCGCGGGCTCGATCACGCTGGCCTCCGTGTGTGGGGTTCCGGTCAGTGAGGAGTCGCCGGGGCGACCCGATGGTCGATCATGCTGCCGTCACCACGGCTCGATTCCCAGGCGGCGCGCCGCACGGGTACGTTGCCGGCTGGCGCGCAGCCTGCGGAGCCGCTTGACGAGCAGCGGGTCGACCGCGAGGGCTTCCGGCTTGTCGACGAGTGCGTTGAGCACCTGGTAGTAGCGAGTGGCGGACATGTCGAAGAGCTCGCGGATCGCCTGCTCCTTGGCACCCGCGTACTTCCACCATTGCCCCTCGAAGGCGAGGATCTCGCGCTCCCTGCGGTCCAGTGCGCCTGCCGCGCCGCCGGCGGGAACACGCCCGCTGGGTTGGGTGGCCGACTCCATCACGCTCCTCGGGGGCCTCGCTCAGGGTGAATGACACGCCTGTCATTCGCGTCGGCCATTGAACCACGGGAACCGGACAGGAACCGGGGAGGCACGCGCTGCCCGATCGGGAAACCGCGGGACCACGTAGGGTCGCGACGTGTCCGTCCGTCCCATCCGCATCATCGGCGACCCCGTCCTGCACCGACCAACCCGCCCTGTCGACACCTTCGACGACGCGCTGAAGACGCTGGTCGAGGACATGTTCGACACCATGGCCGCCGCGGAGGGGGTCGGGCTCGCGGCGAACCAGATCGGGGTCGACCTGCGTCTGTTCGTCTACGACTGCCCGGACGAGGAGACGCGGACGCGGGTGCGTGGTGTCGTCGTCAACCCGGTGCTCGAGACGTCCGAACGGCCTGAGGTCATGCCGGACCCGGACGACGACGAGGAGGGCTGCCTCTCGGTGCCGGCCGAGCAGTTCCCCACCGGCCGCGCCGACTGGGCACGCGTCACGGGGGTGGACGCCGACGGCAAGCCGGTGGAGGTGGAGGGCCGCGGGTTCCTCGCGCGCTGCCTGCAGCACGAGACCGACCACCTCGACGGTCTTCTCTACATCGACCGTCTCGTCGGCCGCCACCAGCGCGCCGCGAAGAAGATGCTCAAGCGCAACGGCTGGGGGGTGCCCGGGCTCTACTGGGACCCGGCAACGCAGGACGCCGAGGACGTCTGAGAAGTACGCTCCGGGCACATGCGGATCTACGCGGAGCGCCCGGGCCGGGCAGGCCTCCAGCTGCTGGCCGACCTGCTGGCCGCGGGGTGGATCTGGCTGACGATCGTGACCGCGCGCGCGGTCCACGACTTCGTGCTCGGTATGCAGCAGCCGGCCCGGACCCTCGCCGGAGCGGGCGAGTCGATCCGCGGGGCGTTCGACAACGCGGCGCGCACCGCGGCGAACGTGCCGTTCGTCGGCGACGACCTCGCGCGAGCGCTCGGCGCAGGGACCGGTGCGGGCGACTCGCTCGTCGACGCCGGACGCGAGCAGATGGAGTCGATCGCACGCGTCGCGTACGGGACCACTGTCGCGACGGTGCTGCTCGGCGCGATGCCGCTGCTGCTGATGTGGCTGCCGCTGCGGGTGCGCTACGCGCGGCTGGCCCGCTCCGCCGTCACCGCCCGCGCCGTCGACTCCGACCTGCTCGCCCTGCGCGCCATCACCCGCCGTCCGGTCCGCGCTCTCCTGCGGATCGCACCCGACCCGGCGGCGTCATGGCGGCGCGACGAGCGGGCGGTGGTGCACCAGCTCGCAGCTCTGGAGCTGCGCAGCCTCGGCCTCCGAGCTCCCCGCACGCCGCCCGACTAGGGCGCCGCCGGTAGCCGGGTCAGCACGACCACGGGGATCTCGCGCGGCGTCAGCGCCTCGTAGCGGTGGTAGATCGGTGCGAGCGTGGTCATCGCTCTCCAGAGCCGCTGACGTTCCGCGCCGGTCACCGTGTCGGCCCGAGCGAGGAACTTCTCCGCCCGCACCTGCACGTGCACCTCGGGGTGGGCCTCCACGTTGAGGTACCACTGCGGGTGGCGGGCGCTCACGGCAGATCCGGACGCCACCAGGACGTAGCGGTCTGCGTCCCTCCCGAAGAACAACGCGGTTCGCCGTGTCGCGCCCGAGCGGCGGCCGATCGTGGTCAGGACGAGGTTGGGGACGCCGCCTTCGAGGTAGCCGTCGCGTCCCTCCGTGGCGAGATACCGCTCGACGTGTTCTGCGACCGAGCGGTCGGGGCTGTCGGTCACCCGGCCGTGGTCGTCCCATGGGTACGTCGTCATCTCGTCAGCCCTGCTCAGGTGCGGTGATGCCCTGGCCCCAGCCGCCGTCGACGGGGAGCTCGGCCGCGGTCGTGAACGTCGCGTCGAAGGCGAGGAACAGCGCCGCCCGCGCGACCTCCTCGATGGTGCCCGTGCGCTGCAGCGGCGTCAGCACGCTGCCCTGCTCCTCGAACGCGACCCGCTCTGCGTCGGTCATGCCGGCGACGCCCATGGTCGGGGTCTTGATGAAGCCGGGTGCCACGGAGTTCACGCGGATCCGCCGCGGCAGGAACTCGGCCGCGAACACCTTCGCGAAGGCCCGCACGGCGTCCTTCGACCCCGAGTAGACGCTCATCCCCGGGAAGACCTTGCCGTTCGCGACGGTCGTGAAGACGAACGCCCCGCCGTCGCGCACCAGCGGTGCGAGGCGCTGCACCGTGAAGAACACGCCCCTCGTGTTCACCGCGAACTGCCGGTCGAACGCCGCGGGGGTCACGTCCTCGAGCGGCTCGTCGACCTCCGCGAGCCCGTGATTGACGAACACCGCGTCGACCTGGCCCAGCGTCTCGCCGACCAGCAGGCCGAGTGCGTCGATGGCTGCCGGGTCCGCCGCATCGGCGCGGACGACGTGCGCCGCCCGCCCCGCGAGCGCGATCCTCGCCTCCTCGAGGGTCTTCTCGCTGCGGCCGGTCAGCACGACCTCCGCGCCGCCGTCGAGGAGCGCCGTGACGATCCCCAGTCCCATGCCGTGCGTCCCGCCCGTGACGACGGCCTTCTTGCCCGTGTATCCGTTCATGCCCACGACGGTGCGCGCACAGCGTTCGGATCCGGTCCAGATCGGGTACGGATCCGGTCGATACCGTGGATGTCGTGCGTTTCGGTGTGCTCGGTCCCCTCGCGGTGTGGACGGTGGGCGGGGATCCGGTGCGCATCGTCGAGACCAAGGTGCGTGCGCTGCTCGCCCACCTGCTGCTCGACCCCGGGCGGCCCGTTTCGGCCGACGCGTTGATCGAGCACCTCTGGGGCGGGTCCCCACCCGCCGATCCGGCGGCCGCGCTGCGCACGCGGGTCTCCCAGCTGCGCCGGGCACTCGGCAAGGAACTGGTCGGGTACAGCCCCGCCGGCTACCTGCTGCGCGTCGATGGGGATGCCGTCGACGCAGGGAGGTTCGAGGCGCTGGTCGGCAAGGCGCGCGCCGCCGACGACCCCGGGGCGCGCGCCGACCTGCTGACCGAGGCCCTCGCGCTCTGGCGCGGACCGGCCTTCGCCGACGTCGCTGACGAGCCGTTCGCGCGCGCCGCCGTCGTCCGGTTGGAGGAGCAGCGGCTCGCGGCCGTCGAGGAGCAGGCCGAGGCGCGGCTCGAACTCGGGGAGCACGACGCACTGGCCGCCGAGCTCGCCGGCGTGGTGGCCCGCCACCCGCTGCGGGAACGGCTGCGCGCCGTGCACCTGCTGGCGCTGTACCGGGCGGGCCGGCAGGGGGATGCCCTCACCGACTACGACGAGCTGCGCACGCGGCTCGCCGACGAGCTAGGCGCGAGCCCCGGCCCCGAGCTCGCCGCCCTGCACCAGGCGATCCTGCGACAGGACCCGGTGCTGGAGGCCGCCGCACCCGTCGCCCCCTCGCGCGTACCCGTCCCGTTCACCCAGCTGATCGGCAGGGAGGACGCGGTCGGCGAGGTCCGTGCGCTGCTCGCCGGCGGCAGGCTCGTCACGCTGGTCGGGCCGGGCGGGGTCGGCAAGACCCGCCTCGCCCTCGAGGCCGCGCACCCGCCCGATGTGGTCCACGTCGTCGAGCTGGCTGCGCTGCCGCCCGGCGAGGATGCGGCGTGCACGCTCGCGGAGGTCGTCGCGACAGCGCTGGGCATACGGGACGACGGCGCCGGCGCGGGCTCGCCGGTCACCCGGCTCGCCGACGCGCTGAGCCATCGGCGGATGCTGCTGGTGCTGGACAACTGCGAGCACGTCGCCGCGCCGCTCGCCGGGCTGGTCGACGAGCTGCTGCGCGCCGCACCCGGCCTGCGGGTGCTCGCCACGAGCCGGGAGCCGCTCGGGCTGGCAGGCGAGCGGCTGTACCTGGTCCCGCCCCTCGACGTGCCCGAGGACGGGGGCGACGAGCGTCCGGAGTCGCTGCTCGCGTTCAGCGCAGTCCGCCTGTTCGTCGCACGGGCCGCGGCGGCCGCGCCCGGGTTCGTGCTCGACGAGCACACCGCCGGAGCGGTCACCGCGATCTGCCGACGCCTCGACGGACTCCCGCTGGCCCTCGAGCTCGCCGCCACCCGCGTCCGCGGGCTCGGTGTGCACGAACTGGCCCGGCGTCTCGATCAGCGTTTCCAGCTGCTCGCCGCCGGCAGGCGCGGCGGTCCGAGCCGCCAGCAGTCCCTCCGCGCCGTGATCGACTGGAGTTGGGAGCTGCTCACCACCGACGAGCGCGTGGTGCTGCGCAGGCTCGCCGTCCACGTCGACGGGTGCACGCTCGCGGCGGCCGAAGCGGTGAGCGCCGACGAGGTCGTGCCCGCAGGCTCCGTGGTGGGCGTACTGGTGCGCCTCGTCGACCGGTCGCTCGTCTCGGTCGTCGAAGGACCCGACGGCCCTCGTTACCGGCTGCTGGAATCGGTCGGCGCCTACTGCGTCGAGCGGCTGCGGGAGGCCGGGGAAGCCGAGCACGTGCGCGAGCGGCACCGGCGCCACTACACAGCGCTCGCCGAACGCATCGCCCCGCAGCTGCGCGGCGCGGGCCAAGGGCAGGGGTTGCGGCAGCTGGACGCCGAAACCGCGAACCTGCGGGCTGCCCTCGACGACGCGGTGCGGGCCGGCGCAGCTGAGGCGGCACACCGGCTGGTGAACGCGCTGGTCTGGTACTGGGTGCTGCGGGGCAGGCTCGGCGAGGCCCGCCGCTCCCTCACCGCCGCACTCGACACCGCAGGCGCGGCTCCCGCCCGGGCCGCCACGGCGACCTGGCGCGCTGCGGTCGCCATGCGGCTCGGTGACGAGAACGGGCGCGCCGAGGCACCCGCGTCCGAGCCCGGGAACAGCCCGGACGAGCGATCCGCGCTCGCCGGTGCGCTCTGGTACGTCGGACACGCCAGCATCGGCTTCGGCCCGGAGGAAGCCAGCCTCGGACCGGTCGACAGGGCGTTGGCGCTGTTCCGGGAGTCGGGCGACCGCTGGGGGATTGCAGCCGCGCTCTGCAGCCGCGCCCGCCAGGCGCTCGGCCGCGGCGACCTCGCCGCGCTGCGCGCCGACGGCGAACACAGCCGCACGTTGTTCCGGGAGCTCGGCGACGGCTGGGGAGAGATGCAGGCCGGCTTCGTCCTCGGCGTGCTCGCGCAGATCACGGGCGACTACGCACGGGCGGCTCGCCTGCACCGCGGCGCCGTCCGCACTGCCGAGGAGCTCGGGATGTGGACCGACGTCTCCGACAACCTCTGCCAGCTCGGCCGCCTCGCGCTGCTCACCGGCGACCTCGCAGGCGCCGAGCGGCTCCACGACCAGGCCCGCAGGCTCGCCGCCGAGCAGGGCTACACGGTCGGCGAGGAGTTCGCCGAGATCGGCATCGCGCTCGGCGCCCGCAGGCGAGGCGACCTCGACCGCGCCGAACCACTGCTCCGCAAATGGCTGCAGTGGGACACGGCGATGCAGTCCGATCCCGGCGCCGCGCTCATACTGGCCGAGCTCGGCTTCATCGCCGAACTGCGGGGGGATGCCGAGTCGGCATCAGCGATCCACACCGAAGGTCTCATCGCCGCGCGCAAGAGCGGCGATCCCCGCGCGGTCGCCCTCGCGCTCGAAGGGCTGGCCGGCGCTCACGCGATCGGCGGAGACCGCGAACGAGCCGCTCGGTTGCTGGCCGAAGCCGCCGCCACCCGGGCCGCCGCGGGTGCGCCCCTGCCGCCCGCGGAGCGCGGCGACGTCGACCGCATCATCACCGCGGTGTCCGCCGCGCCGTGATGGGCGCGACCCACGCCCGTACGAGGCGTGAGTCAGCCCGATACCGTGATCGTCTTGTCGTCGAAGAGGACGGGACGCCCCTCGCCGTCGGACGGGTCGTCCTCGCGGATGCGGACCGTGTACTCGCCCGGCTCGAGGGTCACGGTGAAGGCGAACGGCGCGAAGCGCTGCCCCTCCGCGGTGCTCGTGAACCCCTGCTGGACAAGGGTGCCGCCCCGCAGCACCTCCCAGAGCACGGTGGCCTCGAACACCGCCGCCTCACCGCGCACCGCGACCTGACGGCCGACCCGCGCACCGTCGGCCGGCGAGTCGATCTGCACGAGCGAGCGCAGCGCGTAGGGGTCGCCACGCTCGACGGGCTCGGAGGTGCCGACGGCGCCCCACAGTTCGGGCACCGTCGCCCCGTCGACGAGGATCCGGACGGGGTCGGTCGCCTGCAGCGCTCCCTGCACCGTGAACACCAGTTGCTGCACGGTGAGCTCGGCGAGCTCGGAGCCCATCCGCGCGGGTTGGACACCCGTGAGGTCGACGACGATCGCACCGCCATCCCGCCGGACCGGTCCCCGCAGCGCGGAGCCGGGCGGCCAGTACGTGCGGTAGTCGGGGTCGATGCCGGTCGGGCCCGCGAGCATCTCGCGCACGGCGGCGCTCGCCCGGTCGTCCGTGACGACGGAGTGGAACTCCCGTTGCAGCCGGAGGCCCGCCGGGGTCTCGGCGATGTAGTACACGGGCACCGCGACGCGATCCCGGGGATCCGGCTCGGGCGTCGACGTGCCGGGAGCCGGGCTCGCGGACACGCCGGCCGATGGCACAACCGGTCCTGGTGCGGACGGTCCTGGCGCGGGCCCGCCGCAACCCGTCAGAACCACGAGAAGGACGAGCGCCCATCCGAGCCGCCGTGCCACCCCACCACCTCCGGACGCAGGTTCCCGCGAGCCCCGCACCCCACGCATCCGGCACGCCGAACCCACTCGAGTACCCCGGGTTCCGACGAACGCGCCGTTCGTCGGAACAGGGAGAGCAGATTCAGGCGTCGATCGCGGGGGACGAGGCCTTGGCCCAGTAGCGGCGGGGGATGCGGCCGGCGAGGCGGGCCGCGCGGCCCGCCTCCACCGCGAGGCGCATCGCGTGGGCCATGCGCTCCGGGTCGCCCGCGCGCGTGACGGCGGTGGCGAGGAGGACCGCGTCACACCCCAGCTCCATCGCCTGCGCGGCCTCGGACGCCGTGCCGATGCCGGCGTCCAGCACGACCGGGACGCCTGCCTGCTCGACGATCATCTCGATGTTGTGCGGGTTGCGGATCCCCAGTCCGGTGCCGATCGGCGAGCCGAGCGGCATGACGGCCGCGCACCCGACGCCTTCGAGCTTGCGCGCGAGCACCGGGTCGTCGTTGGTGTAGGGCAGCACGGTGAAGCCGTCGTCCACCAGCTGCTCGGCGGCGTCCAGCAGCTCGATCGGGTCGGGCAGCAGGGTGCGCTCGTCGGCCACGACCTCGAGCTTGACGAGGTCGGTCTCGAGGGCCTCCCGCGCGAGCCGCGCGGTGAGCACGGCCTCCGCGGCCGTGCGGCAGCCCGCCGTGTTGGGCAGGACCTCGATGCCGAGTCGCCGCAGGAGGTCGATCACCCCAGTGCCCGTGACGGCGTCGATCCGGCGCATCGCGACGGTGGTGAGCGTGGTGCCGGACGCCACCAGTGCTCGCTCCAGGATCTCCAAGTTGGAGGCCCCGCCCGTCCCCATGATCAGCCGGGACGAGATCTTGCGGTCCCCCACGAGCAGCGATTCGTCCATGGTCATCCTCCCTGCACCGCCGTCAGCACCTCCAGGCGCGCCCCCTCGGTGAGCGCGACGGACGCCCAGTCGGACCGGCGCACGACCTCGCCGTCGACCGCGACCGCGATCCCGTTCTCGGGAGCGCCGAGCGCGGCGAGCGCATCGCGCACGCGCGCGCCGTCGGCGAGCTCGCGCCGCTCACCATTGATCCACACCTGCACGTGCTACCTCCTCGCGAGCGAAAATCTGGCGGGGTCCGCGGCGCGCACCGGGTCGGGGACGGGGTCACCGCGCAGCAGCGCCAGGACGGCGTCGGCGGTGACGGGCGCGAGCAGCATCCCGTTGCGATGGTGACCGGTGGCCACGAGCAGGCCCTCCGGGCCGATCGCACCGATCAGCGGCAGGTTGTCCGGGCTGCCGGGCCGCAGCCCCGCCGCGCTCTCCACCAGCGCGTACTCGGCGACACCCGGCAGGACCCGCTCGGCGTCCCGCAGCAGGTCGCGCACCCCACCGACCGTGACCTCGGTGTCGAACCCCAGCTCCGCCTGGGTGGCCCCGATGACGAGCCCGCCGTCGTCGCGGGGCACGACGTAGACGGGGCGGCCGTCCACGAGCGCGCGCACCGTGCGCCGCGGTGGCGGGAACGCGCCTGCGCGGTGCGCGATCCGCAGGATCTCGCCCTTGACCGGGCGCACCATGCCGTCGAGCGCGGGGTGCAGCGAACCCGAGTGCGCTCCGGCGGCCACGAGCACGAGGTCCGCCTCGACGTCACCGCCGTCGGTGCGGACCCCGGTGACCCGTGCGCCGTCGTCGAGGACGGCTCGGGCCGCGCGTTCCACGACCGTGACGCCGGCCCGCTCGACAGCGGCGCGCAAGGCTGCGAGCAGCTCGCGGTTGTCGACGGCGAGGTCGTCGGGCACCGAAAGGCCGCCGCGGACGTCCGGGCCGAGCGCGGGCTCCATGCGCCGCAGCTCCCGGCCCGACAGCCGCTGGACGTCCCGGCCGATGCGGCCGAGGAAGTCCGCGAGGGTCTCCAGCTCGGCGCGGTCGCCCGAGCCGGTTGCCGCGACCACGGTGCCGTCGGTGCGCAACCCGGCAGACCTGCCGGCGGCCTCTTCCAGCTCGGCCGCGAATGCGGGCCAGCCGCGGACCGCGGCCTCGCCGAGCTCGAGCAACGCCTCCTCGCCCGGCCACGCCTCCGTGACGGGCGCGAGCATGCCGCCCGCCACCCACGACGCCCCCGACGCGGGCGCCGGGTCGAGCACCGTGACGCGCAGGCCGGCCGCGGCCGCGGCCGCGCGCCACGCACAGGACAGGCCGATCACGCCTGCACCGATCACCGTCAACGAGTTCGACATCATCTCCGCTCCCTGCGCCGGCATGACCCGGATCAGGTTCGACGGTCGGGATCTGTCGGATCCCCTCTCAGCCCGCAGTACGGGCTCCCGTGCGTCACCTGCCATTCACCCTACGCCCCGAGGTGCGCGTCCGCGTAACGTCGCACGACGTGCCTGGCATCGACGGCGCCACCGTGCGCAAGCGACTGGACGACGCCCGCCTCTACCTCTGCACCGGGGCTCGCCGCCGCACCGGCGACCTCGCCGAGTTCGCCGACGCGGCCCTTGCGGGCGGCGTCGACATCGTCCAGCTGCGGGACAAGGGCCCCGACGGTCCCCTCGAAGCCCGCGACGAGCTCGCCGCGCTGGAGATCCTCGCCGAGGTGTGCGCCCGCCACGGCGCCCTGCTCGCCGTGAACGACCGCGCCGACATCGCCCTCGCGGCAGGCGCCGACGTCCTGCACCTCGGCCAGGACGACCTGCCCGTCCGATGGGCCCGGGAGGTGGTGGGCGACGAGGTCGTGATCGGGCGCTCGTCGCACAGCCCGGACGAGACCGCGACCGCGGCCGACGAACCCGGCGTGGACTACTTCTGCGTCGGCCCCTGCTGGCCGACCCCCACGAAGCCCGGCCGCCCGGCCCCCGGCCTCGACCTCGTGCGCACGGTGGCCGGCCGCGCGCCATCGCGGCCGTGGTTCGCGATCGGCGGCATCGACCACGACCGGCTCGACGAGGTGCTCGCGGCGGGCGCAGAGCGCATCGTGGTGGTGCGCGCGATCACCGAAGCTGGGGACCCGCGCGCGGCGGCAGCGGCGTTCGCGGCGAAGCTGCGCCCCTGAGCAGCGGGCTCAGCGCGACCGGAGCGCGCGACGGGCTGCCCACCGCGCCCGGTACCAACGGATCATCCAGAGCCAGCCCAGGTGGTCGCCACGCGGGCGACGGCGGCTGGTCACCACCGGCCTCCGCGTGCTGCGATGGCTCGTCGTTGCGCTCGCGCGGTCGATGGGCGGACTGTGCAGGAACGAGTCGTCCCGCAGGTCGCCGACGAGCACCCAGGCGGAGCCGGCGCGCGTGCCCGACCGCTGCCAGACGCGTTGTCCTGGCGCTGTCCCGATCACGGCGGCGGAGTTCACGAGTACAAGGGTGTCCCTCGGCGGCGCCGGAGTCGTCATGGCTCGCGGGCATCTTCATTACCGGCTGGCTGCAGTGCGGCGGGCAGCCCTGGCAGGGATCCGTGGTTCGCAAGCTGTAAGGATCACGCGACCGTTCCCGAAGATAGCGTCCTCCCGTGCCGGCCACCGTTGCGAGGAGAGCCCGGATCTCCGGGACCGCGGCCGATCTCGTCGCCGTGGCCGGGACGGCGCTGATCGTGGTGGTCGCGGCCGTGGTCGGGCGGGTGCTGCTCGCGAGCGGGACCGACATCCTCCTGCCCTTTCCACCCCTGCTCGCCGAATGGTTGCCCCACGTCGGGCCCGGGACGCCGA encodes:
- the thiE gene encoding thiamine phosphate synthase, yielding MPGIDGATVRKRLDDARLYLCTGARRRTGDLAEFADAALAGGVDIVQLRDKGPDGPLEARDELAALEILAEVCARHGALLAVNDRADIALAAGADVLHLGQDDLPVRWAREVVGDEVVIGRSSHSPDETATAADEPGVDYFCVGPCWPTPTKPGRPAPGLDLVRTVAGRAPSRPWFAIGGIDHDRLDEVLAAGAERIVVVRAITEAGDPRAAAAAFAAKLRP